From the genome of Pseudomonas bubulae:
TCCTGTTGCTCGGCGGCCCGCGCCAGCATGCTGTCCAGCTCGCCGGCACGTTCGCCACTGGCAATCAGATGCAGCATCATGGGCGGGATATCACCACTGCGCTCCAGCCCTCGAGCCAGAGTGCCGCCTTCGCGGACTGAGCGGGCAACGTCGAGCATGCGTTGGCGTATGGCCAGGTTACTGATGACCGTGGCCGAAATTTCCAGGGCATCCACCAGTGGTACGGCACTTTTGCCCAGTATCGCCAGGGTGCTGGCGAACCGTGCTGCTTCCATTGCCCTCAGCACCCCGCCCACCAGCACAAGGTTGAGCAACAGCACATGCCAGCGCAGCTTCAGCCGCGGCTGACGCAGTGCCCAACGGGTCGCGCCGCAGGCAACCAGCAGCACGATAAAAAGCAACGCGCCATAACTGCGCAGACCATTGCTGATGGCGATCATGGCTTGTGTCAAAACAGGTAATGGCTGGCCACTGTTGATGAAGATCTTGACCACGTCGGGTACAACGTAGCCGAGCAGGAAACCGACAATCGAGAACGAAGCAACCAGCAAGATCAGGGGATAGACCAACGCCAGCTGGATTTTCTGGCGCGAGGCCTGACGGGCTTCGGTGTAGTCGGCCAATTGCTCCAGGACGAGCCCCAGGTGCCCGCTGCGCTCGCCTGCAGCGACCGTGGCCCGGAACAGTTCGGGGAAAGCGCGGGGGAACACCGCCAACGTGGTGGCCAAGGCATGACCTTCCAGCACCCGGCTGCGCACAGCCGCCAGTAAATGGCTAACCCGACGCTTTTCACTTTGAGCCGTGACGGCGCTCAAGGCTTCTTCGAGGGGCAGGCCGGCATGGATCAGAGTGGCCAATTGACGGGTGAGCAGCGCCAGATCCGTGCCCCCCAGACGGGTGCCGGACTGCGCATGGCTGTCCTTCTGCCGATTTTTTCTGGCCTCACCCAGATGGCTCAGGCGCAGGCCCCGCTCACGTAAAAGCTGGCGAGCATGGCGGGCACTGTCAGCCTCTTGAAGCCCCCGGCAATTGCGCCCGTTGGCGTCCTGCGCGCGATACTCAAAAGCAGGCATGCTCAGTCCTCCTGAGTGACACGCAGCAGTTCGTCGAGGCTGGTCTGACCGTCAAGCACCCGCCGTTGGCCATCTTGAAACAGCCCGCAGGATAACTTTCGCGCTTCGCGGATCAGTTCCGGCTCGCTGGCGCCCTGATGAATCATCCCGGCCAGGGCCGGGGTGATACTGACCAGTTCGTAGATACCGGTACGACCGCGATAACCTTGCCGGCAGTGTGTGCAGCCCCGAGCCCGGAACAGGATCGGCCAGGCCTCAGGGTCAAGGCCAAGCCGTGCCCTGGCGACCGGGTCGGCGGCGTACGGGGTTTTGCAGTCCACACACAGCGTGCGCAGCAGCCGCTGGGCCAATATGCCCACCAGAGAAGACGACAACAGATAGGCATCCACCCCCATGTCTACCAACCGGGTGACGGCGCCAATGGCGCTGTTGGTGTGCAGGGTCGACAGCACCAGATGCCCGGTCAACGAAGCTTGTACGGCGATTTCGGCGGTTTCATGGTCACGGATCTCACCGACCATGACCACGTCGGGGTCCTGACGCAGAATCGCCCGCAGACCTCGGGCAAACGTCATGTCAGCCTTGGTGTTGACCGGGGTCTGGCCGATGCCGGGAAGGTGATATTCCACCGGATCTTCGACAGTCAGAATATTACGGCTCTGGTGATTCAAATGGCTAAGCGCAGCATACAGGCTAGTGGTTTTGCCCGAGCCGGTCGGGCCCGTGACCAGAAAGATCCCATGGGGGCGCGCAAGAATGTGTTGAAACCGACTCAGGGTCTCGGCGGGCATGCCCAGGCACTGGAGATCCAGGCGCCCGGCCTGTTTATCCAGCAGACGCATGACTACCCGCTCACCGTGTGCAGAAGGCAGGGTAGAAACTCGCACATCGACTTCATGCCCGGCCAGACGCAAACTGATGCGGCCATCCTGGGGCACGCGTTTCTCGGCAATATCCAGGCGCGCCATCACCTTGATCCGTGATACCAGCAGACTGGCCAGTTCGCGTTTGGGCCTGAGCACTTCACGCAGTTGGCCATCAATGCGCATGCGCACGGACAGGTAGTGCTCAAAGGTTTCGAGGTGTACGTCCGAAGCCTTCTCACGCATGGCTTCTCGCAGCAGGGCATTGATCAGGCGAATGATCGGGGCATCGCCTCCTGCTCCAGCAGATCTGCGGTTTGCGGTACTTGCTCGGCCAGGCTCATCAGGTCGAGTTCGTCGTCCAGCCCTTGGGCTACTTGCTCGGCCGCGCTTTGGCCAGCGCTATAGGTGCTGGCCAGCCGCTCGCTGAATTGTGCATCGGTGAGTGTGCTGACCTTTAATTCAGCCGTTGCCCAGCGCTGTGCTTCGGCCAACGCGGTCAATGGTGTGTCGGCACGAAGCAACAGGGTGGCAGGCGTGGATGAGGTGTCCAGCAGCACCCCGAAACGCCGGGCAAAGCCGAAAGGCAAACGCTCACCTGGCGATGTCATGGTCGACCTGCTTCAGGTGGGCGACGGTTATCTTGCGTAGGGGTATCGAACATTTGATGTGCATTGTCGGGCAACAACCGCGAGCTTTTGCCCTTGGGACCGCTCTCATCGAGCTTGCGCAAAGCGTTGTAACGGCTTTCGCTGATTTCACGCAGATCATTCTTGCTGCGCACAATGGTCGGACGCAAAAAAACCATCAGGTTGGTTTTGGTACGGGTGTCTTTGTTCCAGCGAAACAGGGCGCCCAGGTACGGAATGTCTTTAAGTAAAGGAACGCCACTGACCTGGGTTCGCACGCTGTCCTTGATCAGCCCGCCAATCACGATGATTTCCCCGTCTTCGGCCAGGATGGTGCTTTTCAAGGCGCGTTTATTGGTGATCAGATCGGTTGACTCGACACCCTGCAGTGAAGGGGCTATCTCGGAGTTTTCCTGTGCAACTTCCAGACGCATCAAGCTGCCTTCATTGATATGCGGCTTGACCTTTAGGCTGATGCCGATGTCCTGACGCGTCACCGTGGTAAAGGGGTTTTTGGCGTTTTCACCAGAGCCTGTATAGGAGCCAGTTTTGAGCGGCACGTTTTGGCCCACCAGGATCTCGGCTTCCTGATTGTCCAGGGTCAGAAGGCTCGGCGTGGACAACACATTGTTGTTGGTATCGCTGGCCAACGCTGAAACCAGGACGTTGAAACGGTCGTTGCCAACCTGCAGCACGGCACCTTCTGGAAGTTTGATATTACTTTGGGACAACGCACCAATTTGAATTCCGGTGCCCGGGAAGGTAATACCGCCTCTGCCTCTGCCTGCGTTGACACCCCATTGCACGCCGAGGGTTTTCGCAATATCCCCGGAAACTTCAACAATAGCGGCATGGATCAACACTTGTGAGCGCGGCTGATCCAGTTCGCGCACGATATTTTCCAGGGTACGAACCTGCGCAGGCTCAGCCATGATCACCAGTGCGTTCTGGCTTTCATCTGCCGCTACCATCACTTCGCGGGTTGATGCTTTCTGGGTACTGCTCTCCAGGGCCATGTCCTTTTTCAAACCCGGGCTTACTGATTCCAGTACTGCGGCCAATTGCTTGGCATCGCCATAGCGAAGACGCAGCACCCGTGAGTTTTCCTGCTTGATGCTGCCCGGAGCATCGAGAGAGCGGGCCAGTGCACTCAAGCGCTTGCGCGCTGTTTCGTTGCCAATGATTACCACGCGATTGGTCGATGTGTCGGCGATCACTCGACTGTTCGAACCCGCATCCTTTTTGTCCAGCGCTTGCTCCATGATCCTGGCAATGTCGCTGGCCAGACCATGTTTGAGCACAACCACCGAATGGCCGGAACGCGCACCTGAATCCAGCTGGCGAACCATTTCGACAAGGCGCTGCGTATTGGCTGCAGTGTCGGTAATGATCAGCGCGTTGGCCGAAGCAGAAGGCCCGACGTAACCACTGCTAGACACCAGTGGTCGCAACAGGCCAGCCAGATCGGCCGCGACGCTGCCATTCAGTTCGATGACCCGTGTGACAAAGGCCTCTGCCTCAACCGCTTTCGCATCAGCGCTGCCAGCCCGTGCTTTTGCCTCGGCGGCAGGGATGATCAGTAAACGATCACCTTGGTCAATCACCGAGAAGCCGTGGGCATCGAGCACAGAGTAAAACAAGCGACGTACGCCTTCGCGGTCCAGCTCTTTTTCGGAAATAACCGTGACCCGGCCCTGAACCCTGGGATCAAGAACCACGGTGGCGCCGAGTATCGATGATATTTCCTGCACGACGTCGCGCAGTTCGGCCTCTTTCATCGCCAGTTTCCAGTACTGCTTCTGGGCCCACGCCGGAGATTGCAACAGCAACCCTGCGCACAGCACACAACAGGTAAAAAGAGGGCCGAAAACGAAGGCACCGGGCTTGGTCATGGGCATTTTCTAAAGTTTCCCGGTCGATGGCCGCAGGTAAAAAGTGGTCTCCTGCGAGGTCGTAGCTGGAGCAGTGGATAAGGGCAATACATACTGGTTTGGCGGTTTAAGGGTCAGGTACTCTTCACGCCCATTGCGCCATAGCACCACATGGTCCATCTCGATACGGCGCAGGACACTGCCACCCGGCAAAGGCTCACCTTCCGAGTAGAAACGTGCCGACTGTGCATCGGCCAACAAGGCTTGAGAGGAGCCCTGGCTCGCAACAAAGCTCGCACGCAACTGCAATGGCTCAGCACTCGGTACCCGACGGTCTTGAGTGACAAGCCCGAATAACGTGGCGATCGCTTCAGGCTTGAAAAGCCCGGGAGCCGGAGGATCTGAAACATTCAAGGGTGCGAGTTCCGATTGCATATGGATAGAGTGGCGATACCCTTGTTCTTGCCACACCAAATAACTGCCATAGACCAAGATCAATGCCAGCGACGCCCATACAGATGAAAAGCAGTGTTTGAGTACTTGAATCGAACTGTTCATGACTGTCTCATGACTGAATTGCTCTACCCTGATAAAAAACACCGCTGCGTCAGATGGCAAGTGGATAACTATCAACCTGCACACACATCAACACGCAAATCCCCCTCTAAAAAACAGGCTTAAGCTAAACAGTACCGAACAACTTCACTCCAAAACCCGGCGCCCCCTTACTTAAACAGTCAGGAGCTATCATTGCGACTTGTTTCTAGACCAAGGTAACTTTCCAGCAAGAGCCACACCCGGATCACAATGAGTGGTCTACGGAGCGTATTGCAAGCAGCAGTCCGAATGTAGGGCGGTTATCACTAATACACCCTCAAACTGCG
Proteins encoded in this window:
- the gspF gene encoding type II secretion system inner membrane protein GspF, producing the protein MPAFEYRAQDANGRNCRGLQEADSARHARQLLRERGLRLSHLGEARKNRQKDSHAQSGTRLGGTDLALLTRQLATLIHAGLPLEEALSAVTAQSEKRRVSHLLAAVRSRVLEGHALATTLAVFPRAFPELFRATVAAGERSGHLGLVLEQLADYTEARQASRQKIQLALVYPLILLVASFSIVGFLLGYVVPDVVKIFINSGQPLPVLTQAMIAISNGLRSYGALLFIVLLVACGATRWALRQPRLKLRWHVLLLNLVLVGGVLRAMEAARFASTLAILGKSAVPLVDALEISATVISNLAIRQRMLDVARSVREGGTLARGLERSGDIPPMMLHLIASGERAGELDSMLARAAEQQEKNLAARIALVVSLFEPIMLVLMGGVVLLIVMAILLPILGLNQLVN
- the gspD gene encoding type II secretion system secretin GspD, translated to MTKPGAFVFGPLFTCCVLCAGLLLQSPAWAQKQYWKLAMKEAELRDVVQEISSILGATVVLDPRVQGRVTVISEKELDREGVRRLFYSVLDAHGFSVIDQGDRLLIIPAAEAKARAGSADAKAVEAEAFVTRVIELNGSVAADLAGLLRPLVSSSGYVGPSASANALIITDTAANTQRLVEMVRQLDSGARSGHSVVVLKHGLASDIARIMEQALDKKDAGSNSRVIADTSTNRVVIIGNETARKRLSALARSLDAPGSIKQENSRVLRLRYGDAKQLAAVLESVSPGLKKDMALESSTQKASTREVMVAADESQNALVIMAEPAQVRTLENIVRELDQPRSQVLIHAAIVEVSGDIAKTLGVQWGVNAGRGRGGITFPGTGIQIGALSQSNIKLPEGAVLQVGNDRFNVLVSALASDTNNNVLSTPSLLTLDNQEAEILVGQNVPLKTGSYTGSGENAKNPFTTVTRQDIGISLKVKPHINEGSLMRLEVAQENSEIAPSLQGVESTDLITNKRALKSTILAEDGEIIVIGGLIKDSVRTQVSGVPLLKDIPYLGALFRWNKDTRTKTNLMVFLRPTIVRSKNDLREISESRYNALRKLDESGPKGKSSRLLPDNAHQMFDTPTQDNRRPPEAGRP
- a CDS encoding type II secretion system protein N, yielding MNSSIQVLKHCFSSVWASLALILVYGSYLVWQEQGYRHSIHMQSELAPLNVSDPPAPGLFKPEAIATLFGLVTQDRRVPSAEPLQLRASFVASQGSSQALLADAQSARFYSEGEPLPGGSVLRRIEMDHVVLWRNGREEYLTLKPPNQYVLPLSTAPATTSQETTFYLRPSTGKL